A segment of the Luteolibacter arcticus genome:
TTGGCTTCGCGGAGCTGGAAGGACGCACTGTAGTATTTGGAAAGCGGGTCGAGCTGCGCCTTGAAGTGTTTGCCGATGACCAGGCTGACGAGAAGTGCGCCGGTGCCGGCAACGGGAGCCCAGCGCTTGAAATGACGGAGATAGGACGGCTTTCCGGGCGCGGGGAGGTTGACAGGTTTCCAAAGGAGCTTTCCGACGATCACCGCGAGGGCGAATGGAATCAGGATCCACAATAGCGGCCACGGCTGTTGCGAGTAGATGACATCGGTGAAGCCCCGGACCAGGGGAACGATGACAAGCAGCCAGAGCATCCCGATCACCACGGGAAAGAAGGCGACGGCGAGCAGCAGCTTGCGGCGGGTCGTTTGATAGCGGCCGGTCCTCATCCCAATCAGCAGCCACCAGCACCCGAGCAGGCCGAAGATCCCGGCCACGGTTCCGAGGCCGAGGATGACGGGACTGGTCGCGAAGCCGACCGCCGCGGTGATCAATCCCCCGCCGAGCAGGCCGAGCGACCATAGGGTCAGGCGCTCCTGCGAGTGCTCCGGGGCGAGCTTGGCGGGTGTAGGCGGCTTCGGTTTTTGAGACGATGCGTCATTGAGCCCGGACCGCACGGCATCGGCGCTCTGGTAGCGGCGCTCGCGTTCTTTCTCGAGGGCGCGCAGGACGACATCATCGATGCCCACCGAAGCGGTGCTTTTCTCACTGGGCAGCGGAAAGCGCCCGAGCGGCAGACCGCCGGTGAGCATCTCGTAGAAGACGACGCCAAGGCTGTAGATGTCCGCCCGGTGGTCGATCTCGCTGCCGCCTTCGATCTGCTCGGGAGCCATGTAGGCGGCGGAGCCGAGGGCGGAACCGGTGGCGGTCAGCGTGAGATGACTGGGGCCTTCGCTGAGCAATTGCGCGATGCCGAAGTCGACGATTCTCACCCGGCCGCGGGTGTCGATGAGGATGTTCTCCGGCTTGATGTCGCGGTGCAGCACGCCGTGGTCGTGGGCGAATTGGAGCGCGGCACACAGGTCGGGGACGAGCGCGAGCGCCTGCTCCGGCGTGAATCGCGCCGCTCGCATCGCCTGGCGGAGATTCACGCCATCGACGTACTCCATCAGCAGATAGCAGAAGTCGCCGCGCTGACCGTAGTCGTGGATGCCGACGATGTGCGGATGGCTCAGCTTCGCGAGCGTCAGGGCTTCCCTAGAGAATCGCTCGGCGAAGCCGGGATCGGCACTGAGTTCGGGCGCGAGAATCTTCAGTGCGATTAGCCGGTCGAGGTGCGGCTGGCGGGCCTTGTAAACGATTCCCATGCCACCGCGGCCGATGCATTCGAGCACTTCGAGCTCGGGAAAGGCGGCTTGGATCTCCTCCAGCGGCGGCACCCCGGCGGGTGCGCCTTCTTCGCGCGCACCCATCAGCACGCACACCGGACACAGCGGGGCATCGGGCGGCAGCGGACGATGGCAGGTAGGGCAAGTTTTCTCAGTCACATCCTTTCCTGACGATTCCAAGGCTGCCGGTTACACCCTGCCCGCGATTTCTGCTAGTGGCGTCGCTGCGTCATCATGAATTCGTTCCCCTCGGGATCGACGCACATCGCGAGGTGCAGCGTGTCTTCGGGCGTGTCATTCGGCTCGGAAGCCAACGTGCCGCCGCATTCTAACAGCCGGGCAATGCCCTCGCGCAGGTCGTCGAGCTGGAAGGAAAGGCCGGTCCACGTCCGCTTGCCCTCGCCGCCGCCGTGGACACCAATCGTGGCCCCGGCGATCACGATCTCGCTCCACACCTCGGACTCGAAGCTGACGACCCCCTCGAAAAGCTCGCGGTAGAAACGCAGGCAACGCTGCCAGTCGGCGGCCCAGAGGACGTACTTCACTTTTTCCACGCGCATGATGCCCAGTTCGCCCGCAGGCGATGCATTCGGCAATCCTGATCTTGCATCATTCCCGCCGAGTGACAATTTCCGCGAAGTCAAGTCATTGAAAGCGAGTCCTTTTGCCCCATTCTCATGATTGGCCGGGTAAATGCGATTGAATGAATCCCTGGCAGCATCCGTCTGTCCCGGTAACCCTTACCTAGAGGAGGAGAAAATATGAAATCAAGATACTTTCCCATGCTCGGCAGCCTGCTCGCCTTCACGGCGACCGGCCCCTTGCTGCTGCCCTTGCCGGCGTCCGGCCAAGCGGAGCAGGAACAAGCCGAAGCGAACCCGGATGTCGAGGTGCTGACCCGCGGGCCAGTCCACGAAGCATTCGCCGAAGCTGTCAGCTATGAGGCCGAGGCCGGCGTAACCATCAATTCCGCGCCACCGGAGTTGATCGAAGAACTTCCTCCTGACCAGCAACCGGACGGAGAGAACGTCACCTGGATCCCCGGTTACTGGGGATGGGATGACGAGGCGAGCAACTTCCTCTGGATCAGCGGAGTCTGGCGCAATATCCCGCCTGGTCGCCAGTGGGTGCCAGGCTATTGGAATGAACTCGGTGGCAGCAGCTACCAGTGGATTTCCGGCTACTGGGCTGACACCACCACGGAAGAGGTCGAATACGTCGAGACCGCCCCGCCGAAGAGCATCGATGCCGGTCCGAACATCGCCGCCCCATCGGAAGATCACAATTGGGTTCCCGGTAACTGGATGTGGAGTTCGTCCCGCTACGTATGGCGCCCCGGCTATTGGCTGGCCCTGCGCCCGAATTGGACTTGGGTGCCTTCCCGCTATTGCTATTCGCCCCGCGGCTACACCTATGTGGATGGCTACTGGGACTACGCGGTGATGAATCGTGGCGTGCTCTTCGCGCCGGTCCATTTCCGTGGCAATGCGTGGTCCACACCCGGCTATCGCTACACGCCTAGCCTGGTGGTCAGCCTGAGCGTTTTCGCCGATCACTTGTTCATTCGCCCGCGTGGTCACCACTACTACTTCGGCGACTACTACGCTCCGCGTTATGCGGACCGCGGCTACTACTCGAGCTTCAACTGGCATCGCAATCATCACCGTGGCTACGATCCGATCTACGCTTACCAGCGTTGGGATCATCGCCACGACCGCAACTGGGAGCGTCGTCATGAAGACAACTACAACTACTTCCGCGACAATGATCGCGCTCGTCCGCCTCACACCTGGGCCGCCATGCGGGGTCTGCGGAACGAGAAGTTCGACGATGACCGTGGACGCAGCCGGATGTTTGCGAACTCCTTCGATGGCTTCGTGAAGAGCCCCGGGCGCGACATGAAATTCCGCCCTGTGGACAAGGATCGCCGCGAGAAGATCGTGGCCGAGCGCCAGGAGATGCGCACCTTCACCCGCCAGCGCCGCGATATGGAATCCAAGACCGTTGCCACGACCGATGGGACCCCTCGGGGCGATCGGGCCGACAGAGGCGAAGGCGGTGAGAAGCAAAAGGGTGTGTTCCGCGAAAAACTCCGCCGCTCGCCGGTGGTCGGCCGCCAGGCCGAGCAGTTCGCTCAGAACGAAGCTCCGCCCAAGCGCCCGGAAGCCCGCGGTAACAAAGCCATTCTGAAGGGCGGCGACGCCGTGAAGGGTTCTGACGCCGCCGATGCTACTCCCGGCCGTGGCCAAGGCCGCGACATGACCAAGCGCGATGGTGAAGGCGAAAAGGTGACCCCGGAACGCGTTCCCGGCCGAGGCCAAGGAAAGGCCGATGGCACGAACGAACCGAAGGTGACCCCGAACGAGCGTGAGCGTCGCGCTCCCGGTCAGGACACCGAGGGCAAGCCACAACGCGAGAAGGCCACGCCGGAACGCGAAGTGCAGCCAAAGCCGGACCGCGAGAAGGCAACGCCGGAACGCCAGGTGAAGCCAAAGCCAGAGCGCGAGAAAGTGGCCCCCGAACGTCAGGTACAACCAAAGCCCGAACGCGAAAAGGCGACCCCCGAGCGTCAGGTCCAACCTAAGCCCGAGCGTCAGGTGCAGCCAAAGCCACAACGCGAGGTTCAACCGAAGCCCGAACGGCAGGTTCAACCAAAGCCCGAGCGTCAGGTCCAACCCCAGCGTCAGGTTCCAGAGCGCAAGGCCCAGCCCGAGCGGCAAGTCCAACCTCGCCAGCCTCAGGTGAAGCCCCAAGTGAAGCCGAAGGGCAAGGACAAGGAAGAGGCTCGTCAGGTCCCGCAGCGTCGCCCGGAGTCGAGCGTCCAGCGGATCGCCCAACCGAAGCCACAGGTCCAGGCTCGCCCGCAACCGCAGCAACGCCAGGTCCAACCGCGCCAGCAACAGGCTCGCCCGCAGCCACAGCAACGCCAAGTTGAGCCGCGCCAGCAGCAGGCCCGTCCGCAGCCCCAGCAACGCCAGGTCCAGCCGCCTAAGCAGCAGGCCCGCCCTCAACCACAGCAACGCCAGGCCCAGCCCCGTCAGCAACAGGTCCGCCCTCAGCCGCAGCAACGGCAGGGCAAGGATAAGAAGGACCGCGACAAGGAAGGCGCCTGATTAAACTCCGAGTTCACGCCGCGCAAGGGTTCGCCCTTGCGCGGCTTTTTTGTCGACGAGGACCCGCTGGGAACGCGGGATTTATCCCAATGCCTTTAAGGACTGGAAAAAAGCATCACCGCGGATTACGCGGATATCGCTGATAATAAGAGATATTGAAGATATCGAACCAGATGCCTTCAAGCTCCCGGCTATTGCTCCCGGTGCTACTTTCTCCATCCGTGCTATCCGCGCAATCCGCGGTAAATCAATCCCAACCTGATCCTCGGTTCCCTCTCCGAGCGTCCAATCCTCAAAGGCATTGGGATTTATCCCGCTCGGCATGCCCTCCGTAGCTTCAGCGAAGGAGGGACGGTAGATTCGCCGAACCTGCCAAGCGGAATAAACTCCGCGTTCCCAGTAGGGGACGGTGCCATACCGCACCTAGCCACGCCACTTTTTGATCAAATGCTTCACCAGATCCATCACGCCAGCACTCGGCAAGGTGGGATCCACATAGGCGTGGAGCACGTGGAACAGGAAGTAGTAGAAGCGGCAGGCCGCCCACACGCAGATGCCCAGCAGCAGCGCCCGATGAAGCGTGGGAAAGTCGACCCATACGATCAGCGCCCCGGACAACGCAGCGAGCAAGGCGAAGAGGATGCCCTTCGCGACGATCCAGCGTTTCGAGGTGAGGTCGGGGCCCATGCGCGCGGAGTGGGTTTCAATGCTTGGCCCGGCTTACCAAGGTGCCGGCCAGTGCGGCAGCAAGGAATGGAGCGGTGCGGGATTGCTTAGACTTCGCCACGGTTTCCGGCGGGCCTTGGGCGATGATCTTGCCGCCGTGGTCGCCGGCTTCGGGGCCGAGGTCGAGAATCCAGTCGGCTTCCGCGGCGACTGCCATGTGGTGCTCGATCACCACGACCGTGTGGCCTTCATCGACCAAGCGGTGCAGGACGTCGATCAGGCGCTTCACGTCTTCCAGGTGAAGGCCGACGGTTGGCTCCTCAATCAGGTAGAGATTGGTGCGGTTGAGCGTCTTGAGATTCTTCGCGGAAACGCGGCCCTTGGTAAGTTCCGTCACGAGCTTGATCCGCTGTGCCTCGCCGCCGGAGAGCGTTGGAGATGGCTGGCCGAGCTGAAGGTAGCCGAGGCCGGTATCCGCCAGCAGTTTCAATGGCGCGGCGATCCGCGGCTGCGACTCGAAGAACTCGGCCGCTTGCTCGATGGTCATGCGCAGCACCTGGCCGATGTTCTTCTCGCGGAAGCGGACCTCGAGCGTGGCGGGGTTGTAGCGCATCTCCACACAGGCCTCGCATGGCACCCAGGTGCTGGGCAGGAAGTCCATCTCCAGCTTCACGCGGCCATTGCCCTCGCAGACCGGGCAGCGACCGTCGCCGGTATTGAAAGAGAAGCGCGATGCCTCGTAGCCGCGGACCCGCGAGTCGGGAAGCTGGGCGAAGAGTTTCCGGATATCGTCGAAGACCTTCACGTAGGTCGCAGGACAGGAGCGCGAGGTCTTGCCGATCGGCGACTGGTCCACTTCGTATACGGACTGCAGCTTGTCGAAGCCACTGGCCTTGGTGAAAGGCGCGTTTCTGACCTTCTTGCCGTCACGATTGGCAATTGCCGCCACGGCGAGGCAGGAATGCATCAGTGTGGATTTTCCGGAACCGGAAATGCCTGTTAGAACCGTCAACCGCCCAAGCGGGATCGCGGCTTCGATCTCCTTCAAATTGTTTGCCTTGCAGCCGCTCAGCGTGGCGAAGGGATGATCATTCTTTACCGCCCGCCGCGTGCCGCGGGTGGGGTGGACGATGGGATTGGAGAGAGCGCGATAGGTCGGAGAAGTGATCAGTGCCGAGTGATCGGTGGCCGGTGATTTCTTCTTCGTGCCTTTCCCGCTGGTTGCTGTGCCTGGCACCCGGGGCGGAGGGCCTTGATACACCACTTCACCGCCAAGCCTTCCCGCACCTGGTCCCAGATCGATGAGATGATCGGCGCGGGCGATGGTGTCTTCATCGTGCTCGACCACGATCAAGCTGTTGCCGCGGTCGCGCAGGGCGACCAGTGTTTCTAACAGCGCGGCATTGTCCCGCGGGTGGAGTCCGATGGTCGGCTCGTCGAGCACGTAGAGCACGCCGCGCAGGTTCGAGCCGAGCTGCGCCGCGAGGCGGATGCGCTGGCTCTCGCCGCCGCTTAGGGTCTTGGCCGAACGATCGAGCTGGAGGTAGCCGAGGCCGACCTCCTGCAGGAAGGAGAGCCGCTGGCGGATCTCCGGCAGGATGTCCCGAGCGATGAGCTGGTCGCGATCCCCGGTGATGGTGAGCTTCTCGAAATGCCCGGCCGCGTGATTGACGGCAAGCCGTGCGAGGTCGGCGAGCGGGGTGCCCAGGAAACGCACCGCCCGGCCCTCGTCGTTGAGGCGGGCACCGTGACAGCTCGGGCATTCGACGAGTTCCTCGTCCTCCATCCGCTCGATCTTGCGGTCGGCATCCATCTCGGCCTCGAGCACGGATTCATAGCGCGAGGTATCGAGGTGGAAGCGATGCTTGGGCACCAAGCCATGGCCGCGGCACTTCGGACACCAGCCATGCGGCGAATTGAAAGAGAAGAGCCGCGGATCCAGCTCCTCGAAGGACTTGTGGCAACTCGGGCAGCTCGCCTCGGTGGAGAGCAGGATGATCTTCTTTTCCGGCGTGTAGAGCTTCAGCACTCCCTTGCCGATGTCGAGGGCCCGCGAGATGGTGGCAGGCAGGAGAGAGATGGCAGATGCCTCGGCATCGACTTTGCCTTTCTTTGGCACTTGCTCCTTCTCACTTGGCACTTCCGCCACCACGACGTCGATGTCGTGCTCCTTGAAGCGCTCCAGTCTCGTGAAGCCTTCGGAGTCGCGGAACTGCTTGTCTACTAGAAGTCTCGTAAATCCGTGCTTGAGCGCCCACTCGGCGACTTCGGTGTGGTAGCCCTTTCGTCCGCGGATGACCGGGGCGAGGATGGAAACGGAGCCCTTCTTGAGCAGGGTGCGGATGCTCTTCTCGATCGCCGCCAGCGATTGTTTCTCGACCGGCACATTGCAGTCCGGGCAGTAGCGCGTGCCGAGCTTGGCGTAGAGCAGGCGGATGAAGTTCCACAGCTCGGTGACGGTGGCCACCGTGGATTTCATGCCGCCCTGCGAGACGCGTTGCTCGATCGCCACGGTTGGCGGCAGGCCGGAAAGGGAATCGAGCTCGGGCTTCTCAAGCTGCTCGGCGAATTGCCGCGCGTAGGCGGACATCGAGTCGAGGAAGCGTCGCTGGCCTTCGGCGAAGAGGATGTCGAAGGCGAGGGTGGACTTGCCGGAGCCGCTCAAGCCCGAGACCACGACGAACTGGTCGCGCGGGATGTCGATCGAGATGTTCTTCAGGTTGTGCTCGCGGGCACCGCGCAGCGAGATGGTGTTGGAGGGCGCCGGAATGAGTGCCGCGGTTTTGCCGCGCGTGGGCTCAGGGGCGGAGCGCGGGTCTAACAGAGGCTTCAGGAAACGGGCGGTCTCGGTGGTTTGCGCGGCGATGTGCTCGGGCGATCCTTCGGCGACCAGCTTGCCGCCGTTGGTTCCTGCTTCAGGACCGAGGTCGAGGATCCAGTCCGCGCACTTGATCACGTCCAGGTTGTGCTCGATGACCAGCAAGCTATGGTCGGCATCCACCAGCCGTTGGAAGACGCCGAGCAGGCGCTCGATGTCCGAGAAGTGCAGGCCGGTGGTAGGCTCGTCGAGAATGAGGAGCTTCCCTGGGGTGCCCTTTTGATGGCCGGAGCTTCCAGCGAGGAGCTGGCACAGTTTGAGCCGCTGCGATTCACCGCCGGAGAGCGTGTTGAGCGGCTGGCCGAGCTTGAGGTAACCGAGGCCGACTTCGGCGAGCGGCTTGAGGAGCTTGGTGACCTGCTCGTGGCGCTTCGCGTGGGCGGTGGGGAGGCCTTCGGTTTCGCCGTAGAAGGTAAGTGCTTCCTCGATGCTCAGGTCGAGGATGTCGGCGATCGACTTGCCGAGGTAGTGGAGGTCGAGCGTGGATGGCTTGTAGCGGCGGCCGTTGCAATCGGGGCAGGTGACGTGCAAGTCGGAGAGGAACTGCATCTCCACCTTCTCGCTGCCGGCACCGGCGCAGCGGTCGCAGCGGCCTTCGCCGGAGTTGAAGGAGAAGAAGCCGGTTTGCAGCCCACGCGACTTCGCATCGTCCGTCAGCGCGAAGAGCTGGCGGATGGGATCGAAGGCACCGAGCAATACGGCCGGCGTCGAGCGCGGGGTGCGGGCCAGCGGGGATTGGTCCACGAGCAGGACATCGCTCAAGTACTGCGTTCCTCGTAGATCCTTGATCGGCGCGGGATCGAGCTCCGCCTCTTCCTTGCGCAGCTTGCGGCAGAGGTTCGCGTAGATGACGTCGTGGGCGAGCGTGGATTTGCCGGAGCCGGAGACGCCGGTGAGGCAGACGAAGAGGCCGAGCGGAAGCTCCAGGTCGAGCTTCTTCAAGTTGTGGCGGGACGCGCCGCGGAGTTCGAGCTTCGCCTTGCCCGGCTTGCGGCGCTTGGCGGGGATCGCGATCGATTTGCCGCCGTTGAGCCAGGGCAATGTGCCGATTGCGGATTTGGGGAGCTTGCGGCTGGAAGCCGGAGCCACGGGTCCTTGATAGACCAGCTCGCCGCCGTGGATGCCCGCGGCGGGGCCGATGTCGAGGATCTGGTCGGCGGCGCGCATCACGGCCTCCTCGTGCTCGACCACGACGAGCGTGTTGCCCTTGTCGCGCAGGCCATGCATCACGCCGACGAGGCGGTGGATGTCACGCGGGTGAAGGCCGACGGTGGGCTCGTCGAGGACGAACAGGGTATTTGTTAGAGAAGCGCCAAGGCAGGTGGTGAGATTGACGCGTTCGATTTCCCCGCCGCTCAGGGTGCGGGCGGGGCGGTCAAGCGTGAGATAGCCGAGACCGACCTCATCGAGATACTTCAGCCGGGAAGTAATCTCGGTGAGGATGAGCTTGAGGGAAGAGTCCTGGGTGCCGAGTGATCGGTGGTCGGTGATCAGTGTGGAGAACCAGGACGAGAGATCGGTAAGAGGCAGGCTCCACAGGTCGGGCAGGGTCTTGCCGTCGATCTTGAAGCAGAGGGCTTCCGGTTGGAGGCGCTTGCCGCGGCAGGTGGCGCAGGTGGTGTAGGATCGGTAGCGGCTGAGGAAGATGCGGACGTGCATCTTGTAGGCCTTCGTCTCCAGCCAGTCGAAGAAGCCCTTCACGCCATACCAGCCGCCGGAGCGCCAGAGTTCCTCAAGGTCCTCGGGCGTGGTCGATCTACGGTCTCCATAGTAGATCCACTCGCGGGTGTCGTCGTCCAGGTCTTCCCATGCGGTGTTGATGTCGATGCGGCGTTCCTTGCAGCAGCGCAGCAGGTCGCGCTGGCATTCCTCGCCGCGTTCGCCTTGGAAGGGCTTGATGACACCTTGCCGGATGCTAAGCGCGGGATCGGGGACGGATTTCTCCAGATCGAGGCCGATGACCCGGCCGAAGCCGCGGCACTTGGGGCAGGCGCCCAGCGGGTTGTTGAAGGAGAAGAGCGCCGACGACGGCGCGCGCAGGGAGTTACCCGTTGCGGGGTTGGTCCACGTCGCGGAGAACGCCCGAAAGGAGGCCTGCGGCGATGATGCCACCGCCACGGTTGCGTGGCCCTTGCCCAAGGTGAAGGCGTGCTCGAGCGCCTCGAGGAGCCGGGTGCGGTTGTCGGGAGTGAGGCCGAGGCGATCCTGGATGACGCTGACCGTGCCGGTCTTCAGACCCGCGCTCCCGGGCGTGTCGGTGCGGAAAATCTCGTCGCCGATCAGGACGCGGAGGTAGCCCTGCTGGCCGAGGAAAGGGAAGAGGTCCTCACTCTTCGTATCGGAAGGAATGGCGACGGGGAAGGTGACGAGGACCTGCTGCCCGGCGAAGTTCTCGAAGGACCAGGCCGTCGCACCCTCCGGCGAGTCGGGAGAGATCTCCTCGCCGGTATCCGGGTCGTAGCCCTTGGCGGTGCGGGCGAAGAGCAGCTTCAGGTAGTCATTGATCTCGGTCAGCGTGCCGACGGTCGAGCGGGTGGTGCGGATGTTGTTCTTCTGCTCGATCGCGATCGCCGGCGGGATGCCATCGATGTGATCGACATCCGGCTTGTCCATGCGGTCGAAGAACTGCCGGACGTAGGGAGAAAAGGTCTCCACATAGCGCCGCTGGCCCTCGGCGTAGAGGGTGTGAAAGGCGAGCGAGGACTTCCCCGAACCGGACGGCCCGGTGACGACCGTGAGCTGGCCGAGCGGGATGTCGATATTGAGGCCTTTCAGGTTGTGCTGGCGCGCACCACGGATCTGGATGGCGGCTTGCGGACGTGAGGGAGCGGACTTCTTCGCGGGCACGGCGGGGACAGTAGGCAGGACCGCGGAGCGCGCTAGTGGATATTGTGCGTATGAACGCCTATCCGGCGCTTGGCCCTTCAGCAGGGCTTGCGCCACGCGGGTCCCGGTGCCATGACCCGGGCGTGGAATCCATGGAGGAAATCGTCGCCCGCGAGGTCGGCGCAGATGGCTTGGCAGCGATGGTTGCGGCCTTTTACCGGCGGGTGCGGACGGACGACGTGCTCGGACCCCTTTATCCGGAGCAGGACCTGGAGGGGGCCGAAAAGCGGCTGCGCGAGTTCCTGCAGTTCCGCTTCCTCGGGCACGAGGTCTACGTGGAAAACCGAGGCCACCCTCGCCTCCGCATGCGGCATTTCCCGTTCGCGATCGGCGACAAGGAAGTCGCGCGGTGGGTGGAGTTGATGGAGGCCGCGATGGACGAGTCCGGGATCAGCGGTGAAGCCTGGTCGGTGATGTCGCCGTTCTTCGCGCAGGTCGCGGAGTTCTTGAAGAACCGCTGAAGACGGTTCTATTCGGCTTGCTCCTCCGGCTTGCGGACAAGGCGGACGGCGTCGCCGCGATTGTTCTGCCCCGCCAGAATGGTGCCTTCTTCTTGCGGGGAAAGCTCGTCAACGAATCCGCTGCCCCAGGAGATCACGTAGCGGACCTTCTCGGCGTTCAGCAACTCCTTGATCCACTGGCCTTTGTCGCCGCGAGAATTCTTGCAGGTGCCGTCCCCGGCGAAAGTGACAACCGTGTTGGAGGTTTTCGAGGCCCATTCGCCAACGATCAAGCTTTCAACGGCGGGGGTGGGAGTGGCCTTCGCCACGCCTACGGATGAGAGCCAAGTGTCGAGATCCGCCGCCTGCGCGACCTTTTCGTCGAGGGCTGCGCCCACCTTCGAGTCTCCGGCCTGCTTGGCTTTCCCGGCTGCCTCGGCAATCCGGGAAACATAGGCGTCGCGGATCTTGGTCGCCTTTGACTCGAAAGTCTCGTCGATGGACTTCTGCTTGCGGGAGGCGAATTCGGCGACCTTGGCCATGCGCTCGGACAGGTTGATGCCGCTGTCGGAGTCGACCCGTGTCGGGACGCGGTCGTCTACGGCGAGGCGCTTGAGGCGTTCGGCGTGGGGCCGCCAGGTGATTTGATCACCCTTGCCGAGGGTCCGGACCCACCCGTCGAGATCCGAAGCGAAAGTCTTGGCGTTGGTGGCGAGCTCCTTGGCGCGGTCCTTTTCGAGGGCTTCCAGCAGGCTCTTGGCCTTGGTCTCCAGCTCGACGATGGCGGGTGGCAGTTCGACGGCTTCGTCGGGGAACTCGGTCGGATGCGTCTCCTCCTCTCCCGTCACGATGGCGCTGGTGTTATTCGGCCCGGAGTGGGAGTTGCCCGAGTCGGCGACTTCGGGCTCAGCGGTGGCACCGGAGTCGTCCGGCGTGGCCGGATCCCGCTTTGCGGGTGAGGCGTCGTGCGGAATCGGCGCGGGCTTCGAGTTGCCGGAAGAGGATTTGGGTTTCGCCGAGGGATCAGCGGTCGAGGCCGGATTCGCTTTCGAGTCCTTGTAGGCGGCCTCTTGCGCCGCCTTGTCCTTCTGCATGCCTTGCAGCTTCTTCCACGCGACGGCGGAGATGACGATCAAGACGGCCAGGACGCCGGCTTGGGCCACGAGATTGGAGTTGCCGCGGCTTTTCACCATGACCGGGGCGGCCTCGGCGATGGGGCGCGGTGGCCGGACCGGCGCATGCGAAACAATGCCGCCGGTGGCGCGCGGCGGGGGGACGCGGGTTCCGCCACGCAGCCATTGGTCAAGAGCCGCGGACATCGCCTCAGCATTCGCATAGCGCATGCTGGCCGCCGGATGCATCGCGATCGCGCAGATGATATCGAGCGCGGGATCGCAGCTGACGATGGTGGACGGCGGCGGTGGTGGGAGATCGTAGGGCGGACAACGTCCGATGAGCAGTTCGTAGAGCACCACGCCGAGCGCGAAAATGTCTGAGCGGTGATCGGCGTGATCCGGCTCGCGGATGATTTCCGGCGCGGAGTAGCCGGGAGTGCCCATCAGCAGGCCGGTGGAACCGGCACCCGCCGGGCGGGCCAGGCCGAAGTCGCCGACCTTGGGCTCGGCCTTCGGGGTGAGCAGGATATTCGCCGGCTTGATGTCGCGGTGAATGACGCCGTTTTCGTGGGCGTGGGCGAGGCCGTCGCAGATGGCTTTGACGATCGTGACGGCCTGGCGCGCCTCGACGGGGAGGTTGTGCGCGGAGTGGAAAAGCGACTTGCCCGGCACGTACTCCATCACGATGTACGGCATACCATCGGCATCGCCGAAGTCATAGACACCGATCAGATTCGGGTGATTGAGCCGGGCCATGGCCTTGGCCTCGGTCTCAAACGAGCGGCGGAATTCCGGGTCGGCCCCGAGTTCCCGCGGCAGGATCTTGATGGCGACATCCCGGTCGAGGCTGCGCTGGCGGGCCTTGTAGACCGCACCCATCCCCCCTTGGGCAATGAAAGCGATCAAGTCGTAGGCCGGCAGCAGGCGCTCGAGGATCTCCAGCGACGGGGGATCAAAGGATTCCGCATTCATGGGAGGACAGTCGGGAGTCTCACGGAGGAGGTGGTTCTGCACCCGGAGGCACGACGGGCGTCGGGCTCGGGGGCGGTGTTTGCGGCGTGCCTTCAGGCGCGAAGCGGATGGTGCTGGGATCGGGCTTCTTGTCCTCTTCTTCCTGCTTCTTTTTCAGGGCGGCGTTGTGGGCG
Coding sequences within it:
- a CDS encoding serine/threonine-protein kinase, whose amino-acid sequence is MTEKTCPTCHRPLPPDAPLCPVCVLMGAREEGAPAGVPPLEEIQAAFPELEVLECIGRGGMGIVYKARQPHLDRLIALKILAPELSADPGFAERFSREALTLAKLSHPHIVGIHDYGQRGDFCYLLMEYVDGVNLRQAMRAARFTPEQALALVPDLCAALQFAHDHGVLHRDIKPENILIDTRGRVRIVDFGIAQLLSEGPSHLTLTATGSALGSAAYMAPEQIEGGSEIDHRADIYSLGVVFYEMLTGGLPLGRFPLPSEKSTASVGIDDVVLRALEKERERRYQSADAVRSGLNDASSQKPKPPTPAKLAPEHSQERLTLWSLGLLGGGLITAAVGFATSPVILGLGTVAGIFGLLGCWWLLIGMRTGRYQTTRRKLLLAVAFFPVVIGMLWLLVIVPLVRGFTDVIYSQQPWPLLWILIPFALAVIVGKLLWKPVNLPAPGKPSYLRHFKRWAPVAGTGALLVSLVIGKHFKAQLDPLSKYYSASFQLREAKGYGMLSEEDATLAKEAAIQAAGEYAGFYQVEFPPYRPDSVSIGFTGHGRWWGERAMKHIASYEQRLLALLPSRIRIEPAGDGVHANEVNQVHLTTERTFSIALVVFLGIGSFLMIFAGRRAFVISLALGTIATVILHNFPKWPTPSILPPSLEGRPPLPELPLHEENFGSPEGTVDTLIRAAALRNAPTFLKAFQADELGAEHRARLLELMPFFAICTRKAPETGDSPDSAKVDLTFWSHRYPPKPRMREGFSLPLKIEQGEWKIPDIARQLDYLKGRAVGPYFKSEY
- a CDS encoding VOC family protein produces the protein MRVEKVKYVLWAADWQRCLRFYRELFEGVVSFESEVWSEIVIAGATIGVHGGGEGKRTWTGLSFQLDDLREGIARLLECGGTLASEPNDTPEDTLHLAMCVDPEGNEFMMTQRRH